A single window of Providencia alcalifaciens DNA harbors:
- a CDS encoding pyridoxal phosphate-dependent aminotransferase, with protein MDRRSFLKSSSLVAGGLALNSVLNQASANTSALVKPNAQHPLLLNFNENSLGMSPSAQKAVIEALPGSFRYPDDARSELIGNIGTLHNLDSKNVTLGNGSSETIQAAVAMLANKARKEGIKIQLVTPDPTFNYAELYALPLGVEITKVPLKSDLSFDLKKMEQIANDFDGLSIIYICNPNNPTAMITPHSPLDSWMKKVSDKQFFIVDEAYAEFVEDPQFVSAIELVKAGQKNLIVTRTFSKIYALAGLRVGYGIAIPEIIEAVDEFISIDNTNTAGAVAAIASLKDKKFLEYSLKSNNLSRKIVEAALNELGLEYAPSQANFIFHKVKGDVKTYKQRMKEANIMVGREFPPVMGWNRLTLGTPQEMEQFVAVLKEFRQKGWV; from the coding sequence ATGGATCGTCGTTCATTTCTAAAATCAAGCTCACTTGTTGCAGGTGGTTTAGCACTAAATTCAGTTTTAAATCAAGCAAGTGCAAATACTAGCGCACTTGTTAAGCCGAATGCTCAACATCCTTTATTACTCAATTTCAATGAAAACTCATTGGGAATGTCACCTAGTGCACAAAAAGCGGTCATTGAAGCTTTACCCGGTTCATTCCGTTACCCTGATGACGCACGCTCCGAGCTTATCGGCAATATTGGCACACTGCATAATCTAGACAGCAAGAATGTGACCCTAGGAAATGGTTCATCAGAAACCATTCAAGCGGCTGTCGCCATGCTCGCAAATAAGGCAAGAAAAGAAGGCATAAAAATTCAACTTGTTACCCCAGATCCTACATTTAACTATGCTGAACTTTATGCACTCCCACTCGGTGTAGAAATTACTAAAGTTCCATTAAAATCAGATTTGAGTTTTGACCTGAAAAAGATGGAGCAAATCGCCAATGATTTCGACGGTTTATCCATTATCTATATCTGTAATCCAAATAACCCAACGGCGATGATAACGCCGCATAGCCCACTCGATAGCTGGATGAAAAAAGTTTCAGATAAACAATTTTTTATTGTTGATGAAGCCTACGCTGAGTTTGTTGAAGATCCGCAATTTGTGAGTGCAATTGAATTAGTCAAAGCAGGGCAAAAAAACCTAATAGTGACACGGACTTTCTCGAAGATTTACGCATTAGCAGGCTTGCGAGTGGGATACGGTATTGCAATCCCTGAAATCATTGAAGCAGTCGATGAGTTTATCTCGATTGATAACACCAATACTGCGGGTGCTGTCGCTGCCATTGCTTCATTGAAAGATAAGAAATTCCTGGAATATAGCCTTAAATCTAACAATCTTTCACGTAAAATCGTTGAAGCTGCACTCAATGAATTAGGCTTAGAATATGCACCATCACAAGCTAACTTTATTTTCCACAAAGTAAAAGGTGATGTGAAAACCTATAAACAGCGCATGAAAGAGGCCAATATTATGGTTGGCAGAGAGTTTCCACCTGTTATGGGTTGGAACCGTTTAACGTTAGGTACCCCACAAGAAATGGAGCAGTTTGTTGCAGTACTTAAAGAGTTTCGTCAAAAAGGTTGGGTGTAA
- the yddG gene encoding aromatic amino acid DMT transporter YddG: MKLGRYAATFYGVVSILLWSTMVGLVRSTSENFGPIGGAALIYSIGSLVLVVVMGLPKIHLFPRRYLFWGAFLFVSYEICFILALGLANNRQQAIELGMVNYLWPSFTIALAVLFNRQRFSLLLIIGLILAFAGLLWVISGDQPLSLNAILSNIQSNPLSYGLAFVGALLWAFYSNITKRMSNGCNGMVLFFIMTSVGLWILFIFSTPAPFNINVNSVILLFVTAIATGGANALWTVAIIKGNVAFLGTLSYFTPVISTAFSSMLLSTALTLGFWQGVLMVTIGSITCFIATRR, from the coding sequence ATGAAACTCGGACGATATGCAGCAACATTTTATGGGGTAGTGTCCATTTTATTGTGGAGTACAATGGTAGGGCTTGTTCGCAGTACGAGCGAAAACTTTGGTCCTATTGGTGGTGCGGCACTTATCTATTCGATAGGCAGCCTGGTTTTGGTTGTTGTAATGGGATTACCAAAAATTCATCTTTTCCCTAGACGTTACTTGTTCTGGGGGGCATTTTTATTTGTCAGCTATGAAATCTGCTTTATTTTAGCCTTAGGGCTTGCCAATAACCGCCAGCAAGCCATTGAACTGGGCATGGTGAATTACTTATGGCCGAGCTTCACAATTGCGTTAGCGGTTCTGTTTAATCGACAGCGTTTTAGCCTATTACTGATTATCGGGCTTATTTTAGCGTTTGCGGGTTTATTGTGGGTTATCTCCGGCGATCAACCTTTGTCCTTGAACGCGATCCTTTCAAATATTCAAAGTAACCCACTTAGCTACGGCTTAGCCTTTGTTGGCGCATTACTGTGGGCTTTTTATAGCAATATTACGAAACGAATGTCGAATGGCTGCAATGGTATGGTGCTGTTTTTTATCATGACATCGGTTGGTTTGTGGATCTTATTTATCTTCTCGACGCCAGCGCCATTTAATATCAATGTGAATAGTGTCATTTTGTTATTTGTCACTGCCATTGCAACTGGCGGGGCAAATGCGCTTTGGACGGTGGCAATTATCAAAGGCAATGTGGCTTTTCTTGGGACGTTGTCCTATTTCACTCCGGTGATCTCTACGGCATTCTCTTCAATGTTATTGAGTACCGCATTAACATTGGGCTTCTGGCAAGGTGTCTTGATGGTAACCATAGGGTCAATCACCTGTTTTATTGCCACAAGGCGATGA
- the yidA gene encoding sugar-phosphatase, translating into MSIKLVAIDLDGTLLNSQHQISPAVKEAITRAHKQGVRIVLASGRPYSGILPYLQELGLDTASNYCISNNGSVIHQANDGSHLYENLLDFEDYQYFADLANNVGVHMHALADNTMFTANRHISRYTIHDAYFTNTPLVYCPVNEMDSSLSFTKIMIIDHPEKLDVGISYIPENTFENYSLIKTSPYFLEVSNKDASKGSALKVLCEKLSLTPDKIMSIGDQNNDVAMLQYSSVSVAMGNAAPHIREIVKFVTTTNDCDGVAVAINKFII; encoded by the coding sequence ATGTCAATCAAACTGGTCGCCATTGATTTAGATGGCACGTTACTCAATTCGCAGCACCAAATTTCCCCCGCAGTGAAAGAAGCCATTACCCGCGCGCACAAACAAGGTGTGCGAATTGTCCTTGCCTCAGGCCGCCCCTATTCTGGTATTTTACCCTACCTTCAAGAACTTGGATTAGATACCGCCAGTAACTACTGCATCAGTAATAATGGCAGCGTGATCCATCAAGCCAATGATGGCAGTCACCTGTATGAAAACCTGTTAGATTTTGAAGATTATCAATATTTTGCTGATCTGGCTAACAACGTGGGGGTTCATATGCACGCCCTTGCGGATAACACTATGTTCACCGCTAATCGCCATATTAGCCGCTATACCATTCATGATGCCTATTTCACCAATACCCCTCTGGTGTATTGCCCCGTTAACGAAATGGATAGCTCGCTCAGTTTTACCAAAATCATGATTATTGATCATCCTGAGAAACTGGATGTGGGTATCAGCTATATTCCTGAAAATACCTTTGAAAACTATTCGCTGATCAAAACCAGTCCTTATTTCCTCGAAGTTTCGAATAAAGATGCCAGTAAGGGCTCTGCGCTGAAAGTATTATGTGAAAAGTTATCCCTCACACCAGACAAAATCATGAGCATCGGTGACCAAAATAATGATGTCGCCATGCTACAGTATTCGAGTGTTTCGGTTGCAATGGGAAATGCTGCACCACATATCCGTGAAATAGTGAAATTTGTCACCACCACCAACGATTGTGATGGCGTTGCTGTCGCAATAAACAAATTTATTATCTAG
- a CDS encoding DMT family protein — MLAKLYPVILLVISNVFMMFAWYGHLKFTNKPLYIVIFFSWLIAFVEYCFAVPANRLGHQYYSAAELKTMQEVITLCVFAGFSVLYLGESFTINHIIGFILIFAGAFFIFKGPF; from the coding sequence ATGCTAGCAAAACTTTACCCTGTCATCTTGTTGGTTATTTCCAATGTATTTATGATGTTCGCTTGGTATGGACATTTAAAATTTACGAATAAGCCATTATATATAGTCATATTCTTTAGTTGGTTGATTGCATTTGTAGAATACTGTTTCGCGGTACCTGCAAATCGCTTAGGGCATCAATATTACAGCGCTGCTGAATTGAAGACGATGCAAGAAGTGATTACGTTATGCGTATTCGCTGGGTTCTCTGTGCTTTATCTGGGCGAGAGTTTTACAATAAACCATATTATTGGCTTTATTCTTATTTTTGCAGGTGCATTTTTTATTTTTAAAGGTCCTTTTTAG
- the brnQ gene encoding branched-chain amino acid transport system II carrier protein, with product MFSTKDMLILGMMVFALFLGAGNIIFPPMAGYQSGTDWFDTSLGFLITGVLLPFLTLVTVAVKGRGEKLSVDLPKWVAVIFWVALYLIVGSTFAMPRVTNTAFEMGFLPLGFVQKSTFSHLTFALIFNFTSMFFMLKQGTMISAIGKFMTPALLVLLVVVGIAVVINPLSDMNPPVKQYAEFAFFGGVIDGYQTMDVLSAMAFGGIVARALASKQITEPRQVATITIKAGLISVSLLAALYICLFYLGATSEQVANTATNGGQIFSRYVDVLFGAVGTWIMCGIVLLASMTTLVGVTSACADYFATFHHRLGYRFWVVFFTMLTTVVSTFGLDTLLRVTIPALLMIYPSSVTIVFLQFARKLMAAPRVTYGITIGVVVLMSLFDTLNNMELLSATVKANLITYLPLFEQGMGWLIPGIIAFIISMFIGKFTKKSEPVAEQNLA from the coding sequence ATGTTTTCGACTAAAGATATGTTAATTCTGGGGATGATGGTATTCGCCTTATTTCTAGGCGCGGGAAATATCATCTTTCCACCGATGGCAGGCTATCAATCAGGGACTGACTGGTTTGATACCTCATTAGGCTTTCTGATCACCGGTGTTCTGCTACCCTTCTTAACCTTGGTTACGGTTGCAGTAAAAGGGCGTGGTGAAAAGCTTTCTGTTGATTTACCCAAATGGGTTGCGGTCATTTTCTGGGTTGCACTCTACTTAATCGTCGGCTCTACATTTGCGATGCCAAGGGTGACCAATACCGCGTTTGAAATGGGCTTCTTACCATTAGGCTTTGTTCAAAAAAGCACATTTTCGCATCTCACTTTCGCACTCATTTTTAACTTTACCTCGATGTTCTTCATGTTAAAGCAAGGTACCATGATCAGCGCGATTGGTAAGTTTATGACTCCAGCATTACTTGTTTTATTAGTGGTAGTGGGAATTGCCGTGGTCATTAACCCGCTTTCTGATATGAATCCCCCTGTTAAACAGTATGCAGAATTTGCCTTCTTTGGCGGCGTAATTGATGGCTACCAAACCATGGATGTCCTCTCTGCGATGGCGTTTGGTGGGATTGTGGCGCGTGCATTGGCGTCAAAACAGATCACTGAACCACGCCAAGTCGCGACCATCACGATTAAAGCAGGTTTAATTTCAGTAAGCTTACTCGCGGCGCTGTATATCTGCCTGTTCTATTTAGGCGCGACCAGTGAACAAGTGGCGAATACAGCAACCAACGGCGGACAGATCTTCTCTCGTTACGTCGATGTCCTATTTGGTGCAGTAGGTACGTGGATCATGTGCGGGATTGTATTACTCGCAAGCATGACCACGTTAGTGGGTGTAACTAGCGCATGTGCGGATTACTTTGCCACGTTCCATCACCGTTTAGGCTATCGCTTCTGGGTAGTTTTCTTCACGATGCTAACCACTGTCGTGTCCACGTTTGGTCTCGATACCTTATTGCGCGTCACCATTCCGGCTCTGCTGATGATTTACCCTTCATCAGTTACTATCGTGTTCCTGCAATTTGCACGCAAATTAATGGCGGCACCTCGGGTCACTTATGGGATCACCATTGGCGTAGTTGTGCTGATGAGCCTGTTCGATACGCTAAATAACATGGAATTATTGAGTGCAACGGTAAAAGCAAACCTGATCACCTACTTACCGCTGTTTGAGCAAGGTATGGGTTGGTTAATTCCAGGAATTATCGCGTTTATTATCTCGATGTTTATTGGCAAATTTACCAAGAAAAGCGAGCCTGTTGCTGAGCAAAACTTAGCTTAA
- a CDS encoding GlpM family protein — MISLLVKCLFGALAVLVIAILSRSKVYYIAGLVPLFPTFALIAHVIVVQEQGAEALRKTALFGLWSLIPYAMYLITVYVFATKLTPWICLSLATLIWIVTAAVLVYFWQLTQ; from the coding sequence ATGATTTCTTTATTGGTAAAATGTCTGTTTGGCGCACTCGCTGTTTTAGTTATCGCGATTCTCTCGCGTAGCAAAGTTTATTATATTGCAGGATTAGTTCCTTTGTTTCCCACCTTTGCATTAATTGCCCATGTGATAGTGGTTCAGGAGCAAGGTGCGGAGGCGTTAAGAAAAACAGCATTATTTGGCTTATGGTCATTAATCCCTTATGCAATGTATTTAATCACTGTTTATGTCTTTGCAACCAAGTTAACACCGTGGATTTGTTTAAGTCTAGCAACGTTGATTTGGATAGTCACTGCAGCTGTTTTAGTATATTTCTGGCAGCTTACGCAGTGA
- the mgrB gene encoding PhoP/PhoQ regulator MgrB, with the protein MRNMLLIISIIIVCAFLYLLAMNNLCDQGGDDFQLGVCRVTGLLPF; encoded by the coding sequence ATGCGAAATATGCTATTAATCATAAGCATTATAATTGTTTGTGCTTTTTTATACCTCTTAGCAATGAATAATCTCTGCGATCAGGGCGGGGATGACTTTCAACTTGGCGTCTGCCGCGTGACGGGTTTGTTACCATTTTGA
- a CDS encoding DUF1543 domain-containing protein, with product MKLFMFYVGGNAGKSNIEVHDVQFAAVNTPEEAWPLLRDAWFGDKDKIHVDGYADINWADGFDISLSKEPSESEYKLYFINVGGYISSTLAELHEFDLFVAKNVQEAKQKAISQLLVNSQQQHKDNLKDVDDCLLLKKVGEYYIHLNKNENGNKYQPLWQGYLPIGINS from the coding sequence ATGAAGCTATTTATGTTTTATGTTGGTGGTAATGCCGGAAAATCCAATATTGAAGTACATGATGTGCAGTTTGCTGCAGTCAACACACCAGAAGAAGCTTGGCCATTATTGCGAGATGCTTGGTTTGGGGATAAAGATAAAATCCATGTGGATGGGTATGCAGATATCAATTGGGCAGATGGGTTCGACATCAGTTTGAGCAAAGAACCATCAGAAAGTGAATATAAGCTCTATTTTATTAATGTAGGTGGATATATTTCATCAACACTTGCGGAGCTGCATGAGTTTGATCTCTTTGTGGCAAAAAATGTCCAAGAAGCTAAACAAAAAGCAATTAGCCAGCTCTTAGTGAATAGCCAGCAACAGCATAAAGATAATTTAAAAGATGTTGATGATTGTTTATTACTAAAGAAAGTTGGTGAATATTATATTCACTTAAATAAAAATGAGAATGGAAATAAATATCAACCATTATGGCAAGGATATTTACCTATAGGTATAAATAGCTAA
- a CDS encoding class I SAM-dependent methyltransferase, producing the protein MMDFITANQKAWDKQAASQQPWSTPVDSQTIEEAKKGNWKIYLTPTPLNKAWLGDVKGKKILCLASAGGQQAPILAAAGAIVTVFDLSEKQLEQDNMVAKRDNLALTTVQGDMRHLPMFEDNSFDIIFHPISNLYIPDVNPVWQECFRVLKPQGRLLSSFFNPIVFVDDREKSPVENTIIRPRYTMPFSELDNLSQEQVASKQAKQEAFVFGHSLTDLIGGQIQAGFNIAGFQEDWQPNPRFVIDNFLPTFLATLAIKP; encoded by the coding sequence ATGATGGATTTTATTACTGCAAATCAGAAGGCATGGGATAAACAAGCAGCATCTCAACAACCTTGGTCTACTCCCGTTGATAGTCAAACAATTGAAGAAGCAAAAAAAGGAAATTGGAAAATCTATCTAACGCCAACGCCATTAAATAAAGCTTGGCTTGGTGACGTAAAAGGGAAGAAAATTCTCTGTTTAGCTTCTGCGGGTGGACAGCAAGCACCAATCCTCGCTGCTGCGGGCGCTATCGTGACAGTATTTGATTTGTCAGAAAAGCAGTTAGAGCAAGATAATATGGTGGCTAAGCGGGATAATTTAGCACTGACGACAGTTCAAGGTGATATGCGTCATCTCCCTATGTTTGAAGACAATTCATTTGATATTATTTTTCACCCAATTTCAAACTTATATATTCCCGATGTTAATCCTGTATGGCAAGAATGCTTTCGGGTACTTAAACCGCAAGGTCGATTGCTCTCAAGTTTTTTTAACCCTATCGTGTTTGTTGATGATAGAGAAAAAAGTCCTGTTGAAAATACAATTATTCGACCTCGATATACCATGCCGTTTTCAGAATTAGATAATTTATCTCAAGAACAAGTGGCGTCAAAACAAGCGAAGCAAGAAGCGTTTGTCTTTGGTCATTCTCTGACTGACTTAATTGGTGGGCAAATACAAGCAGGCTTTAATATTGCAGGTTTTCAAGAAGATTGGCAGCCAAATCCTCGTTTTGTTATCGACAATTTCTTACCAACATTCCTAGCGACACTGGCAATAAAACCATAA
- a CDS encoding alanine/glycine:cation symporter family protein, protein MIEFINSISNLIWGSLLIYLLLGAGLYFTIRSKFIQFRHFGHMFGVLKNSTQSDSSGISSFQALCTSLAARVGTGNLTGVAIAITAGGPGAIFWMWVVALLGMATSFVECTLAQLYKTKDDQGNYRGGPSYYMEKGLKQRWMGVLFSIFLIIAFGLVFNAVQANSIAQATAVAFDFNPLYVGIALVILSGTIIFGGLRSIAKVAEFVVPIMAIAYLVLAFWVVGQNIERLPDVFMLIFRSAFGLQEAAGGAIGYGIAQAMTQGIQRGLFSNEAGMGSAPNAAASASPYPPHPASQGYVQMLGVFMDTIVICSATAIIILASGVLDGPVDKINGIELTQLALSSAVGSWGSIFVAIAIFFFAFTSIIANYAYAESNMIFLENNHTAGLFIFRLATLGMVMFGALGEMPLIWKLADVSMGLMAITNLIAILLLSGVAFKLAKDYNQQLGAGKIPTFDINDHPELKKQLNEGIWEKESVEQWVKNEAH, encoded by the coding sequence TTGATAGAATTTATAAACTCAATCAGCAATCTTATTTGGGGCTCGTTATTAATTTATTTATTACTGGGAGCCGGTTTATATTTTACAATACGATCTAAATTCATTCAGTTCAGGCATTTTGGTCACATGTTTGGAGTACTGAAAAATAGTACTCAATCAGACAGTTCGGGTATTTCTTCATTCCAAGCACTATGTACCAGCCTAGCAGCTCGAGTCGGTACTGGAAATCTAACAGGTGTTGCTATCGCGATTACGGCAGGCGGCCCCGGCGCTATATTCTGGATGTGGGTCGTTGCATTATTAGGAATGGCAACGTCATTTGTTGAATGCACATTAGCGCAGCTTTATAAAACGAAAGATGACCAAGGCAACTATCGCGGCGGGCCTTCATACTATATGGAGAAAGGCTTAAAACAACGCTGGATGGGTGTACTGTTCTCTATCTTCTTAATCATTGCATTTGGCTTGGTTTTTAATGCAGTCCAAGCAAACTCCATTGCACAAGCAACTGCCGTGGCATTTGATTTTAACCCACTCTATGTTGGAATCGCCTTAGTGATCCTCAGTGGCACCATTATTTTTGGTGGATTAAGATCAATTGCTAAAGTTGCCGAATTTGTTGTGCCAATCATGGCTATCGCTTATTTAGTGCTGGCTTTCTGGGTAGTAGGTCAAAATATTGAGCGTTTACCTGATGTCTTTATGCTGATATTCCGTAGCGCCTTTGGTTTACAAGAAGCCGCAGGCGGCGCAATTGGTTATGGTATTGCTCAAGCGATGACGCAAGGCATTCAGCGCGGGTTATTCTCGAATGAGGCCGGAATGGGCTCTGCGCCAAATGCAGCGGCGTCTGCGTCACCTTATCCTCCGCATCCTGCTTCCCAAGGCTACGTGCAAATGTTGGGTGTATTCATGGATACCATCGTGATCTGTAGCGCTACGGCCATTATTATTTTGGCTTCTGGTGTGTTAGATGGTCCGGTGGATAAAATCAATGGTATTGAGCTGACTCAGCTAGCCTTATCTTCTGCGGTGGGCAGTTGGGGAAGTATCTTCGTTGCGATTGCGATTTTCTTCTTTGCCTTTACATCAATCATTGCCAACTATGCTTATGCAGAAAGCAATATGATTTTCTTGGAAAATAATCATACCGCAGGGCTGTTTATTTTTCGCTTAGCGACATTGGGGATGGTGATGTTTGGGGCGCTCGGTGAAATGCCACTGATTTGGAAACTTGCGGATGTCTCAATGGGCTTAATGGCAATTACAAACTTGATTGCCATCCTCTTATTGTCCGGCGTGGCATTCAAACTCGCGAAAGATTACAACCAGCAGTTAGGCGCGGGAAAAATTCCAACATTTGATATTAATGATCACCCAGAGTTGAAAAAACAGCTCAATGAAGGAATTTGGGAAAAAGAGTCGGTTGAGCAGTGGGTTAAGAACGAAGCCCATTAA
- the pagP gene encoding lipid IV(A) palmitoyltransferase PagP: MRVNKNIQLVVGASAILSASICMSSPALAEEQPVGLWDKFTNNVSTTWDSDKYELYIPFFTWHNRFMYDKEKTDTYNEEPWGFGIGKYRYDEDNDWHALYAMAFMDSHNKVEPIVGYGFQKMWIPGDLDGFRMGAGFTLGITAREEYSYIPIPVPLPLVSVEYDKFSVQATYIPGTYNNGNVLFAWLRWQW, translated from the coding sequence ATGAGAGTTAATAAAAACATACAGTTGGTTGTAGGCGCATCGGCAATTCTGAGCGCTTCAATCTGCATGTCATCACCTGCGTTGGCTGAAGAGCAGCCTGTCGGTTTATGGGATAAATTCACCAATAACGTCAGCACCACTTGGGATTCTGACAAATATGAGCTGTATATCCCGTTCTTCACTTGGCATAACCGTTTTATGTACGATAAAGAAAAAACGGATACCTACAATGAAGAACCATGGGGCTTTGGTATCGGTAAATATCGTTATGATGAAGATAATGACTGGCATGCACTCTATGCAATGGCATTTATGGATTCCCATAATAAAGTCGAGCCAATCGTTGGTTATGGTTTCCAAAAAATGTGGATCCCAGGCGACCTTGATGGTTTCCGTATGGGTGCGGGTTTTACGTTAGGTATCACCGCGCGTGAAGAATATAGCTATATCCCAATCCCAGTTCCGCTGCCTTTAGTCTCTGTCGAATATGATAAATTTTCTGTTCAAGCCACCTATATTCCAGGCACCTACAATAACGGTAACGTGCTGTTTGCTTGGTTACGTTGGCAGTGGTAA
- a CDS encoding DinI family protein, translating into MEIHIKVSDDLVSTLSEKSYDAFTTELHARVLEVYPGSNLFITHDSGATTFNTKGFHDDKEAHIVLHELVEDVFHHGHWLKA; encoded by the coding sequence ATGGAAATCCACATCAAAGTTTCTGACGATTTAGTCTCAACACTCTCTGAAAAATCCTACGACGCGTTCACTACTGAATTGCACGCCAGAGTTTTAGAAGTATACCCAGGTAGTAACCTTTTCATTACACATGACAGTGGTGCAACCACCTTCAATACCAAAGGCTTCCATGATGATAAAGAAGCGCATATTGTTCTCCATGAACTGGTTGAAGATGTTTTCCATCATGGTCACTGGTTAAAAGCATAA
- a CDS encoding helix-turn-helix domain-containing protein, translating into MAQDNHVALVNALSKWIEEHLGRVIHLEELAAYSGYSLWHMQKIFKEVTGISLGKYIRQRRLAGAVNLLRNSSQSIFDIALDFGFGSQSHFTYMFRKEYGITPFDFRQNDQIHLDVKEPLHLTPDDE; encoded by the coding sequence ATGGCACAAGATAACCACGTAGCACTTGTTAACGCTCTAAGTAAATGGATCGAAGAGCATTTAGGTCGAGTCATCCACTTGGAAGAACTCGCTGCCTATTCTGGGTATTCCCTTTGGCATATGCAAAAAATCTTTAAGGAAGTCACAGGAATTTCCTTAGGAAAATATATCCGTCAGCGTCGACTGGCTGGAGCCGTAAATTTATTAAGAAACAGCAGCCAAAGCATTTTTGATATTGCGTTAGATTTTGGCTTCGGCTCGCAATCTCACTTTACCTATATGTTCCGCAAAGAATATGGCATTACGCCGTTTGATTTTCGTCAAAATGACCAAATTCATTTGGATGTAAAAGAGCCATTACACCTAACCCCGGATGATGAGTGA
- a CDS encoding amino acid permease, whose product MAQQTLKRGLKNRHIQLIALGGAVGTGLFLGIATTIQMAGPSVLLGYALCGFIAFLIMRQLGEMIVQEPVAGSFSHFAFKYWGGFAGFLSGWNYWVMFILVGMTELTAAGKYMQHWWPELPIWVSALVFFIAVNAINLINVRSYGETEFWFALIKVVAVIAMILFGCYLLFSGHGGPQAKVSNLWEYGGFFAKGYNGLLVALAIIMFSFGGLELVGITAAEAEDPDKSIPKAINQVVYRILIFYIGSLAVLLALYPWVQLDGKTSPFVLIFHELGDLLVANALNVVILIAALSVYNSGAYCTSRMLYGLAQQGNAPRFMAKVNKGGVPVMALLVSGIATSGGILINFVMEGKAFELLMSLVVTTLVLNWIMICVSNLKFRAAMNKQGIETKFKSIWYPFGNYLCLAFLSLILIIILTMDGLRVSVLIMPVWVAVLWVGYQFSGTKKQGVEGNAL is encoded by the coding sequence ATGGCGCAACAGACGTTAAAGCGCGGATTGAAAAACAGGCATATTCAGTTAATTGCCTTAGGGGGCGCTGTCGGTACAGGGCTATTTTTAGGGATAGCAACCACTATTCAAATGGCAGGGCCTTCGGTACTACTCGGGTATGCATTGTGTGGATTTATCGCTTTTCTGATCATGCGTCAGTTAGGTGAAATGATTGTTCAAGAGCCTGTTGCAGGGTCATTTAGCCATTTCGCATTCAAATATTGGGGCGGTTTTGCCGGGTTCCTCTCGGGTTGGAACTACTGGGTCATGTTTATCCTCGTTGGGATGACTGAACTGACCGCTGCGGGTAAATATATGCAACACTGGTGGCCTGAGTTACCTATTTGGGTTTCGGCGCTGGTGTTTTTTATTGCGGTTAATGCGATTAACCTGATTAACGTTCGCTCCTATGGAGAGACTGAATTCTGGTTTGCTCTGATCAAAGTTGTTGCGGTTATCGCGATGATTTTATTTGGTTGTTACTTGCTGTTTAGTGGTCATGGTGGCCCTCAAGCTAAAGTGAGTAACTTATGGGAATACGGCGGCTTTTTTGCCAAAGGCTATAATGGGCTATTGGTCGCGCTGGCAATTATTATGTTCTCATTTGGTGGATTGGAGTTAGTAGGGATCACCGCGGCAGAAGCGGAAGATCCCGATAAAAGCATTCCTAAAGCCATCAACCAAGTGGTTTACCGTATCTTAATTTTTTATATCGGCTCACTGGCGGTATTATTGGCGCTGTATCCATGGGTACAACTGGATGGTAAAACTAGCCCATTCGTATTGATTTTCCATGAGCTGGGTGACTTACTTGTTGCCAACGCGTTGAACGTGGTGATTTTGATTGCTGCTCTGTCGGTTTATAACAGTGGAGCTTACTGTACTAGCCGCATGCTGTATGGCTTAGCACAACAAGGTAACGCACCACGCTTTATGGCAAAAGTGAATAAAGGCGGCGTGCCTGTGATGGCATTGCTTGTTTCAGGTATCGCGACTTCTGGCGGGATCTTGATTAACTTTGTGATGGAAGGTAAGGCATTTGAATTACTGATGTCCTTAGTGGTCACCACGTTAGTTTTAAACTGGATTATGATCTGTGTCTCTAACTTGAAGTTTAGAGCAGCAATGAATAAACAAGGTATTGAAACGAAGTTTAAGAGTATTTGGTATCCATTTGGTAACTATCTGTGTTTAGCGTTCTTGTCGCTGATCTTGATTATTATTCTAACAATGGATGGCTTACGCGTTTCTGTCCTGATTATGCCTGTTTGGGTCGCGGTTCTGTGGGTTGGTTATCAATTCTCGGGCACCAAAAAACAAGGTGTAGAGGGCAATGCGTTATAG